CGGATTCAACATCTTACGGAGTGAAAATCGGGATAAGGATTTCCAAGTGATTAACATCAAGGGCATCATTCCCGGAAACGGCACGAGCAGTGAGGAGCATCTGTATTCCTACACAGATACGACTGCGAAGCTGAATGTTGTCTACTATTACCGGATAGAGGATGTCTCTTTTGACGGAACGCGTCGGATGCTGGCAACCGTTCGCTTGAAAGGGGAAGTCTCTGCAGCTGACAAACTCACCACGAGGTGGGGCGATTTAAAGGCGAGAGACTAAACGAATACAACCGGGCGGGGTCCTCCATCCGTCCGGTTATCATATTGTAGGGCAGCCCTTGTGGCTGCCCATTTTTGCTGCCTGTTTTTGGGTGAAGGTAGGTAGGGGCAGCCCTTGTGGCTGCCTTATATTTTTTCTTTTGTTATCTCTTAAAACTAATACCAAATCTGAAAAATAAAGTCGTATTATAGAGATTGTGGGACTCTATGAGGTATCCGCATGTAAGCGCGCAATGAATTGCGCTACTACGCACGGGTTTTCCTTAATGAGAAGCGTTTATTTAAAAATGGTATAAATACCCCTAAATGCTCCTAAAAAACTGTTGACTTTTCAGAAAAAGAAAAATATACTATATTATATGCGGCAATTTGACCCGATCGTCACACACATTATGGACCGCTTTTCTACGGAATTCGCGCGACTGCTCTTTAACGAGCCGAACCTTGAAGTCCTTCAACGATTGGACACTAAACAAACGACCATTAAAGTCCATCAAAACGATATGACTTTCAAAGTCAGGCGTTCTAACGGTGAGGTGACACTATTTCACATAGAGATACAAACACGCGATAGCACTGACCGCCCTATGCCCCTACGGGTCTTGGGATACGCGAGTTCTCTTATCCTTCGCTACCAGATGCCGGTATACTCACTTGTGCTTTATCTCGCCCCAAACGCGGGGCGCAATGACCCCGGTGTCTATAACTATGGGGATGAGACGCTCGGTTTGCGTCTCAACTATAAAGTTATCCGCCTCGCTGACTTAGACGGTCAATCGTTTTTAGACACCTCTGCTGTCGGTTTGCTGCCTTTTACTCCTTTAATGAGACCTCCTGTCGGGATGACAGCCGAGGCGTGGGTGGAGGCTTGTGTTGCTAAGACACAAGCAGCACCAGTTGACGGACAAACGCAGGGAACACTTTTATTTGCGCTTTCGCTTCTCGGAAGTTTAGCACACGATCCGCAACTTTTTCAGAAGTTGATATCGGAGGAAATCATGCAAGAGTCTCCATTCTACGATTTAGTCTTACAGCGCGGTATCGAACAAGGTATCGAACAAGGTATCGAACAAGGTATCGAACAAGGTATGCGCGAGACAACTATCAAAAACATCATCGCTGTCCTTGCAACGCGCTTCCCTGACACTGATATGCACACGGTAACACGAACGCTTGAGACAGTTGAGGATATTAAGCGTCTCACCCAACTTCATGACACCGCGCTCTCAACGCCTAGTTTTAACGCTTTCTTGCAAGCCCTTGACCTATAACGTCTCTCACAGGCTGCAGGTTGTAAGATAAAATAGCAGGCACGTTCGGATCCATAATATTATTACGGCGCAGGACTCGCGCCTTGCGAAGGAAAAAATAATGCACCAACGTAGATTGGGAAATACAGGGCTCATCGTCTCCGAAATCGGTATGGGAACATGGGAACTCGGCGGACGGGAATGGGGCGACATCGGTGAAACGGAGGCTGTGGATCTTCTCCGATACGCCTTTGAAAGCGGTGTTACCTTTTACGATACCGCAGACCAATACGGCGGGGGACGCGCCGAGCAACTCCTCGGTGAAGCGTTTTCCGCACTCGGGAACAGGGTCGTTATCGCGACGAAACTCGGTTATGAGTTGGACTCTGATGGTTGGATTAGCCACGGGTGGGAACGTCCATCCTTCAACGTCTCACCCGACTATATCCGACAAGCCGTCGAAGGGAGCCTCAAACGCTTGAAGCGGGATGTCATTGACATCTATCAATTTCACGCGCCACCCCCCGCAGCTGAGTGGGATGATGCCTTCGGAACAATGGAGGCACTCAAAGCCGAAGGGAAGATTCGCTTTTATGGATTGTGCCTCGGCAGCGAAGCCGACGCACGCAAAGCGATGGCAGAGACCAACGTTTCCGCATTGCTGCTGACGTATAATATCCTCTCCCAGGAGATGGCGACATCCGTTATGGAAACCGCCGTCGAAAAAGGGGTCGCTGTCGTCGTCCGCCAACCCTTATCGTCAGGACTCCTCTCCGGACAGCTCGGACCGGACACCGTGTTCGCAGAAAACGATTATCGGAAGACGTGGCCCCGTGAGAAGTTCCTTGCCGATTTGGAGCGAGTAGAACAAGCGAAATCAATCGTTGGAAACAAAGCAAAAAGTCTCCCACAAGCCGCCCTCAAATTTATCTTAGCACATCCGGCTGTCTCCAGTGTTGTACCGGGGATGATGACCCCCGCACAGGTTGACGACGGTGTCGCAACTTCAGGCGCGAGCCCGCTGCCCAGCAGCGTTTTGGAACAATTACGCAGTGATTAAAGAGAACGCTATGAACGTCATCTTCCCATGAGTTCCATGAAGATTGGCAGAGACTCTCTGAATCCGTCCTCGCGCGTGCCGCCTTCTGGCGTATAAACACTCTCTAAAGAGATCGTACCGTCGTATCCATCGCGGTCCAACGCCTTCACAATGTCGTTGTAGTAGGGGTCCATCTGTCCTTGGCGCATCGCACAGAAATCAAACGTCGCCGCTGGCAAATTCACAATCCCGTCCTTGAGGTGTACGTGCGCGATGTACTCACGGATAGCCTCGTAACCGTCTGGATAGGGCACCTCTGTACAATAGAGCGAACTGCACGGATCCCAGAGGACTTTCAGATGTGGCACGTCTAATTCGTCAATCAACTTTCTCGCAAGGAGTGCCGATGTCACGTTCCCGGAGATTGCTGTCTCAATGACAAGCGTAATATCTGCGTCATCAGCGATTTGCAGCGGTTCTTCCAACCCCTCTAACAACATCGACCATGCCCCCTCGGAGATAATTGGCTCGGCACCGAAAAGCACCATCTCTTTTCGGAAACTGAAAATGCGAACTAAATTCGTGCCGACGGCTTGGGCAACATCAATACATCTTTGCAACGTGTTAATGTGTGAACGATACACAGGCGCGACGACAGATGTATCCACGGGGATTGCCGACAAGTTGTGATGCGAAATACAGGACACCTTTAAATCTCGTTCCTTGATTAATCTCTCGACGCGTCCGAGTTCTCTATCCGTCAGATCGCCAACCTGTTTTTTCCAGAGATATTGTAATTCAACGTATTCCAAGCCGGTCTCTACCATAACATTCAATGCATATTCAAAGTCTCGGCTAATTCCGTCTGTGATGGTTCCCAGTTTACGCATTTAACTTTCTCCCTGTTCTCTATCTTCGCGGGGGTCCAAAGTGCCAAGCGGTGCTTCTGACAATAATCTTAGGGTACAATTATTCTGTCTTTTTGATTTCAATACCCGCGATGTTTTCCAATATTTTGATAATCGTCCAGTTATCTTCGTCCGGGTTCACTGCTTTCCCCGCTTGAAAGAGTTCAAAGGCTGCGCTTGCCGCAAAGAGCGGCACCCCACAATCGTTTGCCATGCTTTTCGCGAGGCTCAGGTCCTTATGCATTGTACCAATGTTACTCTGACCTCTGAAGTTACGCGTCAAAATATTTTCCGTTGTGTCCCTAAAGAGGAAATTCCCAACGACACTCGTGCTGACAACATCCCGCAACGTTTCTGGTTTTACGCCTGCTTTCACTGCTAACGTGAGTGCTTCAAAGATACCGGCGTAAGTCGTACCAATCAGCACGGCAAGTGCCGACTTGACGGTTTGACCCATCCCGACTTCTTCCCCAACGTGGTAAATATCGCGTCCGACTGCTTCAAGTACGGGTTCCGATGCTTCATATATTTCCTTTGGTGCTGCTACCATCATTGTGAGCGTTCCTGCCGCTGCCCCGGGGGCACCACCACTGACAGGTGCGTCAACGATATGAAACCCTTTCGCCCTCACGAGTTCGCCGACCTCTATCACCTGTGAACGTCCGATGGTCGCTGTGCAGATGATTGTAGCCCCTGGCTTAAGCCCTGCAAGTAGACCGTCTTCTCCTAACAGTGCTGCTTTGACCTGTTCAACATTCAGCACCATGATAAAGACACTCTCTGCAGCGTTCCCAACTTCGCGTGGTGATGCAGCGGTATATGCCCCTTCTTTTGCTAACACTTCCAACGGCTCTGAACGGACATCATACACAGTGAGTTCGTGCCCGGCTTTCAGGATGTTTCTTGACATCCCCATACCCATGTTGCCGACCCCGATGAGTCCAACTTTTGTCATAAATTACCTCAAGACATTCCTAAAAAAGTTATAAAGCATCTGCGCTTATTCTTGCTAAACGAAGCGCGTCTGCTGCGATTGCACTAATGTGCACCCATAAAATTTAGCATAGGTTTTTAGAAAAGTCAATTAATTTTCCCGCAGTGCCCCCAATTTTTACAGAGTTTCTTGGCTAATTTTCACACAATTTTTCCGCTTTTGTGCTAAAATATGGCATTCATACATGAAAGAGAAGGAGCCAAAACTAATGGCAGATACCATCAGAGGTGCCGTCATCGGATATGGGGCGGCATTTAATATGGGCAAAGCCCATGCGAATATGATGCAACGCACCGATGGCATTGAATGTGTCGCTATCTGCGACATCGATCCAGAGCGGACAGCAGCGGCAAAAGAAGATTTTCCGGGAATCCGTACCTATAATGCTGTCGAAGAACTCAACGCTGACGAGGGTGTGGATCTCATTGCGAATGTCCTACCCCATAGTTTCCACTGTAGCACAACTGTGGCAAGTCTCAAGGCAGGGAAACACGTTATTGTTGAAAAACCGATGTGTGTCACGATTGCGGAAGCGACAGAGATGATTAGTACCGCTGAAGAGAACGGCGTTATGCTATCTGTTCACCACAACCGACGTTGGGATGCTGATTTTTGGACGCTTCGTGGACTCGTTCACTCCGGCATCATCGGTAAGGTCTTCAACGTCGAAATGTGGGGTGGCGGCTACGGTAAGCCCAACCCGAATTGGTGGCGGAGCGTCAAAGCCATCTCCGGCGGGCAATTCTACGACTGGGGCGCACACTATCTCGACTGGCTGCTCAATGTCCTTGACGCACCGATGATCAACGTTACTGGCTTCTATCAACCCAATCTCGTCTGGGACGACATTACCAATGAGGACCATGTCCAAGCGGTTATTCGCTTCGCCGGTGGAGAGGTCGTAGCAGATGGCACGATGGCGAACATCCAGATGTCTAACATCGCCAAGATCGGCGGACCCCGCTGGAAATTGCTCGGCTCTCACGGCGCGATTACCTCTGAAGACGGGGCGTTTAAAGTCCTCTCTGAAGTTGAGGGCAAACCCAAAGAACAGACGGTCAGTTACCACGGTAGACCGGGACCGAGTTACTACGAAAATATCATTGCGCATCTGAACGACGGTACGCCTTTACTCGTAACACCCGAATCCGCTCGCCGCGTTATCGCTATTATGGATCTGGCGGAAAAATCCGCTAAGACGCATCAGGCAGAAACCGTCCCTTACGAGTCTTTTTAAAAATTGTCCAAACTTTAGGACGGGTCGAAGTTAGGCAGAAACCACCGTGAAACGAAATTGTGAGTGATTAGCGAACAATTTGTCTTAGCTTTACATTGTGGAACGGTGCCCAGATTTAATAGTTAAAAAGAATGAAAGCAATTGTTTTTGAAAAAATTCAGCAATTACGTATCCACGAAAAACCCATTCCTGTGCTTGCTGCGGGAGATGTCCTCATCCAGATGGAGCTCTGCGGTATCTGCGCCTCTGACCTCGCTGCGCTCCGCGGAGATGTTTCAGATTACGCACCACCCGTCGTCATGGGGCACGAACTCGCGGGTATAGTGGTAGAGAGTCGGCATTCCGATGTCAAGGTCGGCGAACGCGTTACCGTCAACCCCATGCTCTCCTGCGGGGCATGCCCCGAATGTGAGAACGATCTCGACAAATACTGTACGACCATTGAAGGTATCGGACACGATATCGACGGGGGTTACGCAGAGTACATGCGGATGCCGAAACACGGTATCGATACAGGAAAACTCATCCGAGTCCCCGACAGCATCCCACACGAAGAATTGCTGTTCCTGGAACCGTTGGGATGCTGTCTAAATGCTATGGGGGAAACCCTTTTCAAAGATTCCGTCGCCATCCTCGGTGCCGGTCCCATCGGACTGATATTCACCCAACTCGCAAAACGGGCAGGCTTGGCAACCTATGTAATTGAGCCATTACCACACCGTAGGCACGTCGCGGAGACACTCGGTGCTGATTGTGCTTTTGATACTTCACCTGAAGCTATCGCACACCTCCGAGACCTCACCCATGGAGGGGTGGATACCGTTATCGCCTCCACAACGAACAACGCCTCAGTGATCGCACTCGCTTTTGAGGTCGTCCGTAGAGGCGGTTGTCTTAACTTCTTCGGGCTTGCGCCAGAGGGTGAAGAGATTCGCGTCAACTTAGAGGAGTTTCACTACACCGGTCATAAACTGATGGCATCATGGGCGTTCTCTCGTGCCAGTCTTGAAGCATCGCGCCAACTCCTGATTGAAAAAGCACTTAACTTTGAACCATTGCTGACGGATCGGTTTCCAATCGAACAAGGTCTTGCAGCGTTTGATAACGCCGCTTCGCAACGTGGGGTCAAGACCGTTGTACACCCCTAATGGGCAAATTGGTGGGCGGGGTTTCTAACCTCTTTTAAACGCTCTTTGATTTGACTTTGTTCCATTTTTGTGGTATCTTTAATTACCACTAAAGTTTGGCAATTGGCAGTATGGAGTCTGGATAGAGACGTGCAAACCGATTTTCAAGTCTGGAAGATTTATCTTGATACCTGTTGCTTAAGTCGGCTTTTTGACCCTCCAACACAAGCACGAATTCGTCAAGAAGCCGAGGCTATGCATCAGGTTCTCACTTATTGCTTTAGCGGGCGTTGGCATTGGGTTGTTAGTAGTGTTTTGTCGGATGAAGTTGACCAGTCTTCAAATTTTGGCGCGCGTTTTCAAATCAAAAATTGGATAACTCTTGCCCATCAGACTGTTTCTGTTGGGTCAAGTGAAAGTGAGAGAGGTATAAGACTTGAAGTTCTTGGGTTCAAGCGAAGAGATGCTTTGCACCTCG
The sequence above is a segment of the Candidatus Poribacteria bacterium genome. Coding sequences within it:
- a CDS encoding aldo/keto reductase, whose amino-acid sequence is MHQRRLGNTGLIVSEIGMGTWELGGREWGDIGETEAVDLLRYAFESGVTFYDTADQYGGGRAEQLLGEAFSALGNRVVIATKLGYELDSDGWISHGWERPSFNVSPDYIRQAVEGSLKRLKRDVIDIYQFHAPPPAAEWDDAFGTMEALKAEGKIRFYGLCLGSEADARKAMAETNVSALLLTYNILSQEMATSVMETAVEKGVAVVVRQPLSSGLLSGQLGPDTVFAENDYRKTWPREKFLADLERVEQAKSIVGNKAKSLPQAALKFILAHPAVSSVVPGMMTPAQVDDGVATSGASPLPSSVLEQLRSD
- a CDS encoding sugar phosphate isomerase/epimerase, which encodes MRKLGTITDGISRDFEYALNVMVETGLEYVELQYLWKKQVGDLTDRELGRVERLIKERDLKVSCISHHNLSAIPVDTSVVAPVYRSHINTLQRCIDVAQAVGTNLVRIFSFRKEMVLFGAEPIISEGAWSMLLEGLEEPLQIADDADITLVIETAISGNVTSALLARKLIDELDVPHLKVLWDPCSSLYCTEVPYPDGYEAIREYIAHVHLKDGIVNLPAATFDFCAMRQGQMDPYYNDIVKALDRDGYDGTISLESVYTPEGGTREDGFRESLPIFMELMGR
- a CDS encoding NAD(P)-dependent oxidoreductase; this translates as MTKVGLIGVGNMGMGMSRNILKAGHELTVYDVRSEPLEVLAKEGAYTAASPREVGNAAESVFIMVLNVEQVKAALLGEDGLLAGLKPGATIICTATIGRSQVIEVGELVRAKGFHIVDAPVSGGAPGAAAGTLTMMVAAPKEIYEASEPVLEAVGRDIYHVGEEVGMGQTVKSALAVLIGTTYAGIFEALTLAVKAGVKPETLRDVVSTSVVGNFLFRDTTENILTRNFRGQSNIGTMHKDLSLAKSMANDCGVPLFAASAAFELFQAGKAVNPDEDNWTIIKILENIAGIEIKKTE
- a CDS encoding Gfo/Idh/MocA family oxidoreductase, which translates into the protein MADTIRGAVIGYGAAFNMGKAHANMMQRTDGIECVAICDIDPERTAAAKEDFPGIRTYNAVEELNADEGVDLIANVLPHSFHCSTTVASLKAGKHVIVEKPMCVTIAEATEMISTAEENGVMLSVHHNRRWDADFWTLRGLVHSGIIGKVFNVEMWGGGYGKPNPNWWRSVKAISGGQFYDWGAHYLDWLLNVLDAPMINVTGFYQPNLVWDDITNEDHVQAVIRFAGGEVVADGTMANIQMSNIAKIGGPRWKLLGSHGAITSEDGAFKVLSEVEGKPKEQTVSYHGRPGPSYYENIIAHLNDGTPLLVTPESARRVIAIMDLAEKSAKTHQAETVPYESF
- a CDS encoding alcohol dehydrogenase catalytic domain-containing protein codes for the protein MKAIVFEKIQQLRIHEKPIPVLAAGDVLIQMELCGICASDLAALRGDVSDYAPPVVMGHELAGIVVESRHSDVKVGERVTVNPMLSCGACPECENDLDKYCTTIEGIGHDIDGGYAEYMRMPKHGIDTGKLIRVPDSIPHEELLFLEPLGCCLNAMGETLFKDSVAILGAGPIGLIFTQLAKRAGLATYVIEPLPHRRHVAETLGADCAFDTSPEAIAHLRDLTHGGVDTVIASTTNNASVIALAFEVVRRGGCLNFFGLAPEGEEIRVNLEEFHYTGHKLMASWAFSRASLEASRQLLIEKALNFEPLLTDRFPIEQGLAAFDNAASQRGVKTVVHP
- a CDS encoding PIN domain-containing protein, which produces MQTDFQVWKIYLDTCCLSRLFDPPTQARIRQEAEAMHQVLTYCFSGRWHWVVSSVLSDEVDQSSNFGARFQIKNWITLAHQTVSVGSSESERGIRLEVLGFKRRDALHLACAESAGADIFLTTDDRLLRRAKHYQAQLHTQVENPYIWLQSEA